A stretch of the Uranotaenia lowii strain MFRU-FL chromosome 3, ASM2978415v1, whole genome shotgun sequence genome encodes the following:
- the LOC129752155 gene encoding rRNA 2'-O-methyltransferase fibrillarin-like, whose product MKFSLFLLALVGVVALCLLDSPVEAQGGGGGGRGKGGKGAEMSGGRGGPQKGAEMSGGRGGPGKGAEMSGGRGGPQKGAEMSGGRGGPGKGMEMSGGRGKADGGAAPEVVAE is encoded by the coding sequence atgaaattttctctGTTTCTGCTAGCGTTGGTCGGTGTTGTGGCACTGTGCCTGCTGGACAGCCCGGTTGAAGCTCAGGGTGGCGGCGGCGGCGGTCGTGGAAAGGGTGGAAAAGGAGCGGAAATGAGTGGAGGACGTGGAGGACCCCAGAAGGGTGCCGAGATGAGTGGAGGTCGAGGCGGTCCTGGAAAGGGAGCTGAGATGAGTGGAGGTCGTGGAGGCCCCCAGAAAGGCGCGGAAATGAGCGGAGGGCGTGGAGGTCCCGGAAAGGGTATGGAAATGAGTGGTGGCCGAGGAAAAGCTGATGGCGGCGCTGCTCCGGAAGTCGTagctgaataa